CGACGCCGGCCTGCCCGCGCTGACGGTGTTCGTGAGCCTTCTGGTCGCGTCATTCGGTTGGTTCCATCTGGGGGCTCAGCGGGCGGCGGCGGACATGGACGATCCGGAAATGCGATGGCACCACTACATCTGCCGGGCCGGCGGATGGAGCCTGGCCACCTTCGCGGTCGGATCGGTGTTCCTGTCATTTGAAACGTTCGAGTTGCCCTATCTTCTGATGCTCATGGCGGCGGCCGCTCCGGATCTGGCCGGCGAGCCGCGTCTCGCAATCGCGGACTCGCAGCCGCGCCGGCTGCCTCGCGTCGCCGCCCTTTCGCCCGCGGAGACCCCTGCATGAATTGGCGGCTGACCGATCACCTGGACCGCATCGTTCGCACGTTGAATCGCTGGGCCGAGACCCGGCGCCCCGGATGGCGCCGCCGACTCGCGCTGGGACTGAACCTGCCGCTGCGGGTCGTCTGGCATCTGTGGCGGAACCGTCGCTACCTGACCGCGGGCAAGCTGCTCAACATCGCCGTCGTCAACGTCGAGTACCTGCTTCGGCGAGAGCGGCTCCTGGGATTGCCGTACGACATCAAGATCGAGCCGACCAACCGCTGCGGCGGCGGGTGCCGGTTGTGCCCGACCGGCCAGGGCCTCCAGGGACGGGCCAAGGGCGTCATGCCGTTCGAGCGGTTCGAACGCCTCGTCGAGCAGATCCGCGACCACGCGTACGTCCTGGACCTCTCGAACTGGGGCGATCCGCTGGCCTCGCCCGAAATCTACCGCATGATCCGCTGCGCCCACGACGCGCGAATCTGGACCTACCTCTCGAGCACCCTGGCCCTCTTCGATCCCGCCCGCGACGCCGAAACGCTCATCCGATCCGGCCTGGATATGCTCAACGTCTCGCTGCACGCGGCGACCCCGGAGACGTGCCGCCACTATCAGCCGGGCCGGTGGCTCCAAGCCGACCTGGACAAGCTGCGGGCCTTGCTCGAGACCCGGCGACGCCTCGGTTCGCGAACCCCCATCGTCCGCCTGTTCTTCGTGGTCACCCGGCACAACGAACACGAGATCGAGCCATTCCGGCAGTTGGCCCGCGAGTTGGATTGCCAAGCCGTCTTCGCTCCCGCCTCGCTGAACCTGCGATTCCTGGGCCGGGATCGGAACCTGGCCGACCGGAAGTGGCCGCCCGAGCGAAAACGCCAGGTCGCCCGCGAACTCGCCGAGACATGGCTGCCACGCGATCCGCAGTGGATCGCCCCGTGGTACCGCCGGAGTGTGGAGGAGTTGATCGACTTTCAGCCGACGGGCGCGGGCAAACCTTACCGCTGCGACTGGCCGTGGCGGCGGACGGTGATCAACTGGGACGGCGGCGTGGCCGCCTGCTGCGGAGTCTTCGACCCGCGACACGACCTGGGCAACGTCGGCGAGCGCCCGCTCCGCGAGATCTGGAACGGGCCCGCGTATCGCGCCGCCCGTCGAAGCTTTCGTCGCCCCGTCCGCACCCCCGTCGGCGAATCCTGCGAGCATTGCATGGGAGTGCTGCCCTGACGTCCGACGATGATCCGATCTATCGCCCACAATCCGCCGCGGTTGCGAGTGCTGCACGTGCTGCACAGCCTCGACTGCGCCGGGACCGAGCGACTCGCCTGCGACTTGATGCTCGCGCTGGGCGAGCAGGTGGAGTCCGCCGCGGTCTGTCTCGATCGCCAGGGGCCGCTGGCCGCCCGCCTTCGCGAGGCGGGGCTGGAGGTCCGCTGCACCCAGCGGCGACCCGGCGTCGACCTTCGCCAGATCCCGCGGATCGCCGCGATCATCCGCCGCTTCCGCCCGCACGTCCTGCACTGCCATCAATACACGCCCTTCTTCTACGGCGGGCTGGCCGCGCTCGGCTCGCCCGGCGTCCGCGTCCTCTTCGCCGAACACGGACGGCATTTCCCCGATCGCGTGTCCCGCAAGCGGCGGCTCTTCAATCGGCTGCTCGACGCCCGCGCCGGCAAAGTCACCGCGGTCTGTGACTTCACGCGGCGGAGCCTGGTGGCTAACGAAGGGCTGTGCGCCCGGCGCATCGAGATTATCCCCAACGGCATCGACCTCGAACCGTTCGACCGCCTGCCCGACCGCGCAGCGGCGCGGGCCCGGCTCGGACTGCCCGACCGCGCGGACGTGATCGTCCACGTCGGATCGTTCCGGCCGATCAAGGACCATCCGACCGCCCTGCGGGCGATGGCGATGGTCCTGGCCCGCCGGCCCGCCGCCGTGCTCGTCTGCGCCGGCGAAGGGCCGCAGCTTTCCGCCTGCCAAACCCTTGCCCGCCAGCTGCGCATCGAACGCGCGGTCCGGTTCCTCGGCCGCCGCGACGACGTGCCCGCGATCCTGGCCGCGGGCGACCTGGCCCTCTCCAGTTCGCTCTGCGAGGCGCACAGCCTGGCCATGCTCGAGGCGATGGCGGCGGGATGTCCGGTCGTGGCCACCCGCGTCGGCGGCGTGCCCGAGACCGTTCCCGACGGACGGACCGGCCTGCTGGTCGGCCCGCAGGACCCGCACGCCATGGCCCAGGCTCTCATCACGTTGCTCGAAGACGACGGCCGCCGCGCCGCAATGTCGCGCGCCGCAGCGGAACACGTCCGAACGCATTTTTCGAATCGCACCATGCACCAGCGATACCTCGACATCTATCGCCGCCTGAGCGCGGGAGCGGCCCGGTGAACCCCGATACCGCCTTGAGCATCCTGCACGTGCGAACCGTCCGCGGAAGCGGTGGCGGGCCCGACAAGGGAATCCTGGCCTCCTGCCAACGCCTGCGCCAACTCGGCTGCCGGGCCGACGCGTTCTACGTCCTCGACCGCCGCAGTGACTATCAGCCGTTGCTCGACGCGGCCAGGGCCAAAGGCGTGGACGTGCACACCGCTTTCGAGGACCGACCGGTCTGCCTCGATACGCTTCGGCGCTTCCACCGCTGCCTCGTCCGCGGCCGCTACCGAATCGTTCACGTCCACGAGTACAAGTCGGCCGCGCTGGGCCAACTCCTGCGGCTGTGCCGCAGCTACCGCGTCGTCGCCACCGCCCACGGATACAACCGCACCTCGCGACGCGAACTGCTCTACTACGGGCTGGATCGACTCCTGCTTCGTCAAGCCGACGCGGTGGTCGCTCCCAGCCGGCAGATGGCCGATGAGCTTCGACGCCGCGGCGTGCCCGCGCCGCGAATCCGGATCATCCCCAACGGCGTGGACTGCAGCGGCCCGATGGTCCAGCCGATCGGCCGCAACGGGCGGCTGCGGCTGCTCTATCTCGGCCGGCTCAGTCCCGAAAAGGACCCGCT
The genomic region above belongs to Phycisphaerae bacterium and contains:
- a CDS encoding radical SAM protein, which translates into the protein MNWRLTDHLDRIVRTLNRWAETRRPGWRRRLALGLNLPLRVVWHLWRNRRYLTAGKLLNIAVVNVEYLLRRERLLGLPYDIKIEPTNRCGGGCRLCPTGQGLQGRAKGVMPFERFERLVEQIRDHAYVLDLSNWGDPLASPEIYRMIRCAHDARIWTYLSSTLALFDPARDAETLIRSGLDMLNVSLHAATPETCRHYQPGRWLQADLDKLRALLETRRRLGSRTPIVRLFFVVTRHNEHEIEPFRQLARELDCQAVFAPASLNLRFLGRDRNLADRKWPPERKRQVARELAETWLPRDPQWIAPWYRRSVEELIDFQPTGAGKPYRCDWPWRRTVINWDGGVAACCGVFDPRHDLGNVGERPLREIWNGPAYRAARRSFRRPVRTPVGESCEHCMGVLP
- a CDS encoding glycosyltransferase family 4 protein, whose protein sequence is MNPDTALSILHVRTVRGSGGGPDKGILASCQRLRQLGCRADAFYVLDRRSDYQPLLDAARAKGVDVHTAFEDRPVCLDTLRRFHRCLVRGRYRIVHVHEYKSAALGQLLRLCRSYRVVATAHGYNRTSRRELLYYGLDRLLLRQADAVVAPSRQMADELRRRGVPAPRIRIIPNGVDCSGPMVQPIGRNGRLRLLYLGRLSPEKDPLNLIDAAAHLKSRGVAVEVTIAGDGPQRDVLAAETRRRGLDNAVRLPGFVSDVRSLLARTDALVCPSRTECMPNAILEAMAAGVPVVATAVGGVPEMIRHGRDGLLCPPQNAEALADALRQLDRQPDLARSLARSARRRVIEEFSFERHIRDMLDLYRRVLESS
- the pelF gene encoding GT4 family glycosyltransferase PelF translates to MIRSIAHNPPRLRVLHVLHSLDCAGTERLACDLMLALGEQVESAAVCLDRQGPLAARLREAGLEVRCTQRRPGVDLRQIPRIAAIIRRFRPHVLHCHQYTPFFYGGLAALGSPGVRVLFAEHGRHFPDRVSRKRRLFNRLLDARAGKVTAVCDFTRRSLVANEGLCARRIEIIPNGIDLEPFDRLPDRAAARARLGLPDRADVIVHVGSFRPIKDHPTALRAMAMVLARRPAAVLVCAGEGPQLSACQTLARQLRIERAVRFLGRRDDVPAILAAGDLALSSSLCEAHSLAMLEAMAAGCPVVATRVGGVPETVPDGRTGLLVGPQDPHAMAQALITLLEDDGRRAAMSRAAAEHVRTHFSNRTMHQRYLDIYRRLSAGAAR